A single window of Streptomyces cathayae DNA harbors:
- a CDS encoding ABC transporter permease — protein sequence MRATLRWAHSDLRTHRGEALFLVLATAGVVASLLLATALFGYATNPWQRIFTQARGAHVTLHTTAPADAAKLAGLDGVESVAGPYPTAAVTLAARGSRASAELRGTAEQPGTGRPLITSGRWLDPGAPDGVVLESSLARALLTTPGDTLTVPGTARTLTVVGVADSAEPRYRPGEQPGLVWALPSAVADPDGQVTGLRLTDPADTGYAVQRAVTVLGAGAIGEVSTWQQARAEAQGDNRLLGQVLGLFGLGALAAAGFAVHGAISTRIRGHLRDISVLKAIGFTPGQVVRVFLLQHLGYALLGAVAAAALTEALGSGIPGRLGEAVGVWQGLPGHTLALFVVPVGAVLFIGATTGLAAWRAGRVPPVPVPRPAAPEAGGLTGVERRALGARVPPALVLGWHKAFTRRPRALGTVARLTLPLLLIVVALSAWTTIDRFQSSPERMGLPTALSVRADPSLGDGEARALLERDPQVAAAHPGVEVAALVPGQTATIALRGYGTHREPYPFALAEGRAAHGPDEAVAGQGLLDLLHVQVGDWVRMTVGDRPQILHIVGRSIETENAGRTISTSLDTLRGNDPDLRPTLYQLQLDPGADPRTVADRLTGAGGGLLDVHTVANPADGLSPLRAVVLGLIAVLALIGLVELLTAIGGTVREGERDLLALKAIGLSPRQITAITVTATAGTALAAVLVALALGLPLAHWLIDEQGRSSGIGAGIARGPSLALLLLLGAAAVLGAAVLAALPAARAARRRLADTLSAVA from the coding sequence GTGCGAGCGACCCTGCGCTGGGCGCACTCCGATCTGCGCACGCACCGCGGTGAGGCACTGTTCCTGGTCCTCGCCACCGCGGGTGTCGTCGCCTCCCTGCTGCTGGCCACGGCCCTGTTCGGGTACGCGACCAACCCCTGGCAGCGGATCTTCACCCAGGCGCGCGGCGCCCACGTCACGCTGCACACCACCGCCCCGGCCGACGCCGCGAAGCTGGCCGGCCTGGACGGTGTGGAGTCCGTCGCCGGCCCCTACCCCACCGCCGCCGTCACCCTCGCCGCCCGCGGCAGCCGTGCCTCCGCCGAACTGCGCGGCACCGCCGAACAGCCCGGCACCGGCCGCCCGCTGATCACCTCGGGGCGCTGGCTGGACCCCGGCGCCCCCGACGGCGTGGTCCTGGAGAGCAGCCTCGCCCGTGCCCTGCTGACCACGCCGGGCGACACCCTCACCGTGCCCGGCACCGCGCGGACCCTGACCGTGGTGGGCGTGGCCGACAGCGCCGAGCCGCGCTACCGGCCGGGGGAACAGCCCGGCCTGGTGTGGGCGCTGCCGTCGGCCGTGGCCGACCCCGACGGGCAGGTGACCGGGCTGCGGCTGACCGACCCCGCCGACACCGGGTACGCGGTGCAGCGGGCGGTGACGGTCCTGGGCGCGGGCGCCATCGGCGAGGTCTCCACCTGGCAGCAGGCACGGGCCGAGGCACAGGGCGACAACCGGCTGCTCGGCCAGGTGCTGGGGCTGTTCGGTCTGGGCGCGCTGGCCGCCGCCGGGTTCGCCGTGCACGGGGCGATCAGCACCCGGATCCGGGGTCATCTGCGGGACATCTCCGTCCTCAAGGCGATCGGTTTCACCCCGGGGCAGGTCGTCCGCGTCTTCCTGCTCCAGCATCTCGGCTACGCCCTGCTGGGTGCCGTGGCCGCCGCCGCGCTGACCGAGGCGCTGGGCAGCGGCATACCGGGGCGGCTCGGGGAGGCGGTCGGCGTGTGGCAGGGGCTGCCCGGGCACACCCTGGCGCTGTTCGTGGTGCCCGTGGGGGCGGTGCTGTTCATCGGTGCCACCACCGGGCTCGCGGCGTGGCGGGCGGGCCGGGTGCCGCCGGTGCCGGTGCCGAGGCCGGCGGCGCCCGAGGCCGGTGGGCTGACGGGCGTGGAGCGGCGGGCGCTCGGGGCGCGGGTGCCGCCCGCACTGGTCCTCGGCTGGCACAAGGCGTTCACCCGCCGCCCGCGTGCGCTGGGCACGGTGGCCAGGCTGACCCTGCCGCTGCTGCTGATCGTGGTGGCGCTGAGCGCGTGGACCACCATCGACCGCTTCCAGAGCAGCCCGGAGCGGATGGGGCTGCCCACCGCGCTCAGCGTCCGTGCGGACCCCTCGCTCGGTGACGGGGAGGCCCGCGCCCTGCTGGAGCGCGATCCGCAGGTCGCCGCCGCCCACCCGGGCGTCGAGGTGGCCGCCCTGGTGCCCGGCCAGACCGCCACGATCGCCCTGCGCGGCTACGGCACCCACCGGGAGCCGTACCCGTTCGCCCTGGCCGAGGGCCGCGCGGCGCACGGACCCGACGAGGCGGTGGCCGGGCAGGGGCTGCTCGACCTGCTGCACGTCCAGGTCGGCGACTGGGTGCGCATGACCGTCGGCGACCGGCCGCAGATCCTGCACATCGTCGGCCGCAGCATCGAGACCGAGAACGCCGGCCGGACCATCTCCACCTCGCTCGACACCCTCCGCGGCAACGACCCCGATCTGCGGCCGACCCTCTACCAGCTCCAGCTGGACCCCGGCGCGGACCCGCGGACCGTCGCCGACCGGCTGACCGGGGCCGGGGGCGGCCTGCTCGACGTGCACACCGTGGCCAACCCGGCCGACGGGCTCTCCCCGTTGCGCGCGGTCGTCCTCGGTCTGATCGCCGTACTCGCCCTGATCGGGCTGGTCGAACTGCTCACCGCGATCGGCGGCACGGTCCGCGAGGGCGAACGGGACCTGCTCGCGCTCAAGGCCATCGGGCTCTCCCCGCGGCAGATCACCGCGATCACGGTCACGGCCACCGCCGGTACGGCACTGGCCGCCGTGCTCGTCGCCCTGGCCCTGGGGCTGCCGCTGGCGCACTGGCTGATCGACGAACAGGGAAGGTCGAGCGGCATCGGCGCCGGTATCGCCCGGGGGCCCTCCCTCGCGCTCCTGCTGCTGCTCGGCGCCGCCGCGGTGCTGGGCGCCGCCGTCCTCGCCGCCCTCCCTGCCGCCCGCGCGGCCCGGCGCCGCCTCGCGGACACGCTGAGCGCGGTGGCCTGA
- a CDS encoding ABC transporter ATP-binding protein, which translates to MSERTAPVLRAEGLVKTHHGEGAPAHAVRGVDLRVTRGEFVAVTGPSGAGKSTLLHLLGGLQRPDSGSIWLDGERTDGYSEARWAVKRRKRIGIVFQFFNLVSDLSVADNVELPALLAGTPPRKARAEREGLLAELGLTGKERSMPGELSGGEQQRVALARALVNHPPLLLADEPAGSLDSKGTREVMRLLSRFHRRGQTILLVTHDARLASAADRVISFFDGRIADDAELDGAPSPGRGISGVLELRD; encoded by the coding sequence GTGAGCGAGAGGACCGCTCCCGTGCTGCGCGCCGAAGGCCTCGTCAAGACGCACCACGGTGAGGGAGCCCCGGCGCACGCGGTGCGCGGGGTCGACCTGCGGGTGACGCGCGGCGAGTTCGTGGCGGTGACCGGGCCGTCCGGCGCCGGCAAGTCGACCCTGCTGCATCTGCTCGGCGGGCTCCAGCGGCCCGACTCCGGCAGCATCTGGCTGGACGGCGAGCGCACCGACGGCTACAGCGAGGCACGCTGGGCGGTGAAGCGCCGGAAGCGCATCGGGATCGTCTTCCAGTTCTTCAACCTCGTCTCCGACCTGTCGGTCGCCGACAACGTGGAACTGCCCGCCCTGCTCGCCGGGACGCCGCCGCGAAAGGCCCGCGCCGAGCGGGAGGGGCTGCTGGCCGAGCTGGGCCTGACGGGCAAGGAGCGGAGCATGCCGGGCGAGCTGTCCGGCGGTGAGCAGCAGCGGGTCGCGCTGGCCCGTGCCCTGGTCAACCATCCGCCGCTGCTGCTCGCCGACGAACCCGCGGGCAGCCTGGACAGCAAGGGCACCCGCGAGGTGATGCGGCTGCTGTCCCGCTTCCACCGGCGCGGCCAGACGATCCTGCTGGTCACCCATGACGCCCGGCTGGCGAGCGCAGCCGACCGGGTGATCAGTTTCTTCGACGGGCGGATCGCCGACGACGCGGAACTCGACGGAGCACCCTCGCCCGGCCGGGGCATCTCCGGGGTGCTGGAGCTCAGGGACTGA
- a CDS encoding PadR family transcriptional regulator, translating to MRQSLLALLARGPAHGYELKQDLEQLLGSAYPQPNVGQIYVTLGRLEKSGLIEGEDVEQSGRPNKKVYHLTDAGREALRAWFEETADEPRVRDEFFMKLALAPQSGLADQIALINRQRRQYLNTMRQLSKLAAAEDRDNRVAQLLIEGAMLHLQADLDWLERCQEELEELE from the coding sequence GTGCGGCAGTCCCTCCTGGCCCTGCTCGCCCGCGGCCCGGCCCACGGCTACGAGCTCAAGCAGGACCTTGAGCAACTGCTGGGCTCCGCGTACCCTCAGCCGAACGTCGGCCAGATCTACGTCACCCTGGGCCGCCTCGAGAAGTCGGGGCTGATCGAGGGCGAGGACGTCGAGCAGTCCGGCCGCCCCAACAAGAAGGTCTACCACCTCACCGACGCCGGGCGGGAGGCGCTGCGCGCCTGGTTCGAGGAGACCGCGGACGAGCCGCGGGTGCGGGACGAGTTCTTCATGAAGCTGGCCCTCGCACCGCAGAGCGGACTCGCCGACCAGATCGCCCTGATCAACCGGCAGCGGCGCCAGTACCTGAACACCATGCGGCAGTTGTCGAAGCTGGCCGCCGCCGAAGACCGGGACAACCGGGTCGCCCAGCTGCTGATCGAGGGCGCGATGCTGCACCTGCAGGCCGACCTCGACTGGCTGGAGCGGTGCCAGGAAGAGCTGGAGGAGCTGGAGTGA
- a CDS encoding ABC transporter substrate-binding protein has protein sequence MRWIHAAGRGLLVLVVLLTVGVASGARAEQAAPADGRGPLTLATAGDLTGYLGPLLEGWNRTHPGEEVTLVELPDSADETRAQMITELRDAGRGRFDVLNIDVSWTSEFAAAGWIRPLPRDRFPLETFLPPVVDTATYDDRLYAVPYVTNAGLLLYRKDVLDAEGVAPPRTWAELEQAAKTLAPRHGLDGYAGQFLPYEGLTVNAAEAVYSAGGTILGDEGERVTVNSRAAREGIGFLARGVREGWIPEEALTYKEEESKQAFQDGRLLFLRNWPYAYVAASAEDSAVAGKVGALPLPGPDGPGTSVLGGSNLAVATHARHPDSAARLIAYLTGESVQRQVLTRGALPPVRAALYDDPELIRRFPYLPTLRESVLAAAPRPKSPHYDQVSLVVQAVVHDAMAGRQTPGAAVRRLARELAAVSAR, from the coding sequence ATGCGGTGGATCCATGCCGCGGGTAGGGGCCTCCTCGTCCTCGTCGTGCTCCTGACCGTGGGGGTGGCCTCCGGTGCGCGGGCCGAGCAGGCGGCTCCCGCCGACGGACGCGGCCCGCTCACCCTGGCCACCGCCGGGGACCTCACCGGCTATCTCGGCCCGCTGCTCGAGGGCTGGAACCGCACCCACCCCGGCGAGGAGGTCACCCTCGTCGAGCTGCCCGACTCGGCCGACGAGACCCGCGCGCAGATGATCACCGAGCTGCGCGACGCCGGCCGCGGCCGCTTCGACGTGCTCAACATCGACGTCAGCTGGACCTCGGAGTTCGCCGCGGCCGGCTGGATCCGCCCGCTGCCGCGCGACCGCTTCCCGCTGGAGACGTTCCTGCCGCCCGTGGTGGACACCGCGACCTACGACGACCGGCTGTACGCCGTCCCGTACGTGACCAACGCCGGCCTGCTGCTGTACCGCAAGGACGTCCTCGACGCGGAGGGCGTGGCGCCCCCGCGCACCTGGGCCGAACTGGAACAGGCCGCGAAGACCCTCGCCCCGCGGCACGGCCTCGACGGCTACGCGGGCCAGTTCCTGCCCTACGAGGGCCTGACCGTCAACGCGGCCGAGGCCGTCTACTCGGCGGGCGGCACCATCCTCGGCGACGAGGGCGAGCGCGTCACCGTGAACTCCCGGGCGGCCCGCGAGGGCATCGGGTTCCTCGCCCGCGGGGTCCGCGAGGGCTGGATCCCCGAGGAGGCGCTGACGTACAAGGAGGAGGAGTCCAAGCAGGCCTTCCAGGACGGCCGGCTGCTCTTCCTGCGCAACTGGCCCTACGCCTACGTCGCCGCGTCCGCCGAGGACTCCGCGGTCGCCGGGAAGGTCGGCGCGCTGCCGCTGCCGGGACCGGACGGGCCGGGGACGAGCGTGCTGGGCGGCTCCAACCTCGCCGTCGCCACCCATGCGCGCCACCCCGACTCCGCCGCGCGGCTGATCGCGTACCTCACCGGCGAGAGCGTCCAGCGCCAGGTCCTCACCCGGGGCGCGCTGCCGCCCGTCCGGGCCGCGCTGTACGACGACCCGGAACTGATCCGGCGGTTCCCCTACCTGCCGACGCTGCGCGAGAGCGTGCTCGCCGCCGCCCCGCGCCCCAAGAGCCCGCACTACGACCAGGTGAGCCTGGTCGTGCAGGCGGTGGTGCACGACGCGATGGCCGGGCGGCAGACGCCCGGCGCGGCGGTGCGGCGGCTGGCGCGCGAACTCGCCGCCGTCTCCGCGCGCTAG
- a CDS encoding glycoside hydrolase family 13 protein, whose product MDTHRWWRDAVIYQVYVRSFLDSTGDGIGDLAGVRAGLPYLKKLGVDGIWLSPFYPSPQHDHGYDVADYRDVDPVFGDLAEFDLLVGAARRLGVKVLLDIVPNHCSSEHPWFREALAADPGSPERARFHFAEGRGPDGAEPPNNWHAMFGGPAWSRVTEPDGRPGQWYLHMFTPEQPDWNWRNPEIAADFDRTLRFWLDRGVDGFRIDVAAGLFKHPELPDSPDPEADARTRDSVNPLAWNQPEVHDVWRHWRAVCEEYTARDGRERLLVGEVSVPTAREHARYVRSDELHQAFFFDLLGAPWDADAFRKVISEAMQDIAGTGSTVTWVLNNHDQVRTVTRYGEPTPQGSGLGAARARAAALLMLALPGAAYVYQGEELGLPEVVDLPDDVLTDPIFRRTGSRARIRDGCRVPLPWSGQASPFGFTSGTEGAAPWLPQPEWFAEHATDRALADTRSFWHLYRDGLQLRSTLPQLGEGTLRWLETEPDVLAFVRGDGLVCAVNFGTAPAPAPVPGTPLLASGPCPDGVLPGATAAWWIDDS is encoded by the coding sequence ATCGACACCCACCGCTGGTGGCGCGACGCAGTGATCTACCAGGTGTACGTCCGCAGCTTCCTGGACAGCACCGGTGACGGCATCGGCGATCTCGCCGGGGTCAGGGCGGGCCTGCCCTACCTGAAGAAGCTCGGCGTGGACGGGATCTGGCTGAGCCCCTTCTACCCCTCGCCGCAGCACGACCACGGCTACGACGTGGCCGACTACCGGGACGTCGACCCGGTCTTCGGCGACCTCGCCGAGTTCGACCTGCTGGTCGGGGCCGCCCGGCGCCTCGGCGTCAAGGTGCTGCTGGACATCGTCCCCAACCACTGCTCCAGCGAGCACCCCTGGTTCCGCGAGGCACTCGCCGCGGACCCGGGCAGCCCGGAACGCGCCCGTTTCCACTTCGCCGAAGGCCGCGGCCCCGACGGCGCCGAGCCGCCCAACAACTGGCACGCCATGTTCGGCGGGCCCGCCTGGAGCCGCGTCACCGAGCCGGACGGCCGGCCCGGCCAGTGGTACCTGCACATGTTCACGCCCGAACAGCCGGACTGGAACTGGCGCAACCCCGAGATCGCCGCCGACTTCGACCGGACCCTGCGGTTCTGGCTGGACCGGGGCGTCGACGGCTTCCGCATCGACGTCGCCGCCGGCCTGTTCAAGCACCCGGAACTGCCCGACTCCCCGGACCCGGAGGCCGACGCCCGCACCCGGGACTCGGTCAACCCGCTGGCCTGGAACCAGCCCGAGGTGCACGACGTGTGGCGGCACTGGCGCGCGGTGTGCGAGGAGTACACCGCCCGCGACGGCCGCGAACGGCTCCTGGTCGGCGAGGTCTCCGTGCCGACCGCCCGCGAACACGCCCGCTACGTCCGCTCCGACGAGCTCCACCAGGCCTTCTTCTTCGACCTGCTCGGCGCCCCCTGGGACGCCGACGCCTTCCGCAAGGTCATCTCCGAGGCCATGCAGGACATCGCCGGCACCGGATCGACCGTCACCTGGGTCCTCAACAACCACGACCAGGTCCGCACCGTCACCCGCTACGGCGAACCCACCCCCCAGGGCAGCGGCCTCGGCGCCGCCCGCGCCCGCGCCGCCGCGCTGCTGATGCTGGCGCTGCCCGGCGCCGCCTACGTCTACCAGGGCGAGGAGCTGGGCCTGCCCGAGGTCGTCGACCTCCCCGACGACGTGCTCACCGACCCGATCTTCCGCCGCACCGGCAGCCGGGCCCGGATCCGCGACGGCTGCCGGGTGCCGCTGCCCTGGTCGGGGCAGGCCTCCCCGTTCGGCTTCACCTCCGGCACCGAGGGCGCCGCCCCCTGGCTGCCGCAGCCCGAGTGGTTCGCCGAACACGCCACCGACCGCGCCCTCGCCGACACCCGCTCCTTCTGGCACCTGTACCGCGACGGTCTGCAACTGCGCTCCACGCTGCCCCAGTTGGGCGAGGGCACCCTGCGCTGGCTGGAGACCGAGCCGGACGTCCTGGCCTTCGTCCGCGGCGACGGCCTGGTGTGCGCCGTCAACTTCGGCACCGCCCCCGCACCCGCACCGGTCCCCGGCACCCCGCTGCTGGCCAGCGGCCCGTGCCCGGACGGAGTCCTCCCGGGTGCCACGGCCGCCTGGTGGATCGACGACTCCTGA
- a CDS encoding ABC transporter substrate-binding protein: protein MMRRRTTLLTGCTALVLALGATACGAGEPVSAGGGDGDKALGGRTVSVAGVWSGSEQKNFQKVLDAFTEKTGAKTEFVSTGDNVSTVVGSKIEGGNAPDVVMVPQVGVLKQFAEAGWLKPLDKKVQGTVEKNFAEVWQNYGSVDGTLYGLYFKAAHKSTVWYSPEALEQAGITPPKTYDAMLKDGRTISDSGLAAFSVAGQDGWTLTDWFENVYLSQAGPEKYDALAAHEIKWTDPTVVEALTTLGELFKDKQLVSGGQKEALNTDFPGSVEKVFGPEPDAAMVYEGDFVAGVAKDQFGKDIGTDANFFPFPPVGDGVAPVVSGGDAAVVLKDGKNAEAGMAFLEYLATPEAAAVWAEAGGFLSPNKELDLSSYGDDVTRATAQSLIEAGDSVRFDMSDQAPAAFGGTQGKGEWKILQDFLRDPSDPKKTAAELENAAAKAYGN from the coding sequence ATGATGCGACGACGTACCACCCTGCTCACCGGCTGCACCGCCCTCGTGCTCGCCCTCGGCGCCACCGCCTGCGGCGCGGGCGAGCCCGTCTCGGCCGGCGGCGGTGACGGTGACAAGGCGCTCGGCGGCCGGACCGTCTCCGTCGCCGGAGTCTGGTCCGGCAGCGAGCAGAAGAACTTCCAGAAGGTGCTCGACGCCTTCACCGAGAAGACCGGCGCCAAGACGGAGTTCGTCTCCACCGGCGACAACGTCTCCACCGTCGTCGGCAGCAAGATCGAGGGCGGCAACGCCCCCGACGTCGTGATGGTCCCCCAGGTCGGCGTGCTGAAGCAGTTCGCCGAGGCGGGCTGGCTCAAGCCGCTGGACAAGAAGGTCCAGGGCACCGTGGAGAAGAACTTTGCCGAGGTCTGGCAGAACTACGGCAGCGTCGACGGCACGCTGTACGGCCTCTACTTCAAGGCCGCCCACAAGTCGACCGTCTGGTACAGCCCCGAGGCCCTGGAGCAGGCGGGCATCACCCCGCCGAAGACCTACGACGCCATGCTGAAGGACGGACGCACGATCTCCGACTCCGGCCTCGCCGCCTTCTCGGTCGCCGGACAGGACGGCTGGACGCTGACCGACTGGTTCGAGAACGTCTACCTCTCCCAGGCCGGGCCCGAGAAGTACGACGCCCTCGCCGCGCACGAGATCAAGTGGACCGACCCGACGGTCGTCGAGGCGCTCACCACGCTCGGCGAACTCTTCAAGGACAAGCAGCTCGTCTCGGGCGGCCAGAAGGAAGCCCTGAACACCGACTTCCCCGGTTCGGTGGAGAAGGTCTTCGGACCCGAGCCGGACGCCGCCATGGTCTACGAGGGCGACTTCGTGGCCGGCGTGGCCAAGGACCAGTTCGGCAAGGACATCGGCACCGACGCGAACTTCTTCCCGTTCCCGCCGGTCGGCGACGGTGTGGCCCCGGTGGTCAGCGGCGGCGACGCGGCCGTGGTGCTCAAGGACGGCAAGAACGCCGAGGCCGGCATGGCGTTCCTCGAGTACCTCGCCACGCCGGAGGCCGCCGCCGTGTGGGCCGAGGCCGGCGGCTTCCTCTCCCCGAACAAGGAGCTGGACCTCTCCTCCTACGGCGACGACGTCACCCGCGCCACCGCACAGTCCCTGATCGAGGCCGGCGACTCGGTCCGCTTCGACATGTCGGACCAGGCCCCGGCGGCCTTCGGCGGCACCCAGGGCAAGGGCGAGTGGAAGATCCTCCAGGACTTCCTGCGTGACCCGTCCGACCCGAAGAAGACCGCGGCCGAGCTGGAGAACGCGGCGGCCAAGGCGTACGGGAACTGA
- a CDS encoding ABC transporter permease subunit, whose amino-acid sequence MTATLVKEASPPAPSHPDRAHRRRLRRRGRIVAVLFVLPALLLLGALVVYPVLFSVGRSLFDASGTRFVGGENYLEVFRDPVTLKAVRNTAIWVVIAPTLLTGLGLILAVLVEKIRWATAFKLLLFMPMAVSFLAAGIVFRLAYDEDPDKGVLNAAVVSVHDAFKDSSSYPTARAREGDGGILTKEADGSYVTGADVSPGGTAALGLVGVAPKDLPGEAAPASPAASREPASDEVGGVVYLDFTPGGGGEPGRVDEGESGLPGMKVEALRDGRTVAGTTTGSDGSFRFTGLADGPYTLKLPAENFAPPYQGVSWLGPALVTPAIIGAYLWIWTGFAMVLIGAGLAALPRDALEAARMDGANEWQIFRRITVPLLAPVLTVVFVTLVINVMKVFDLVYIIAPGPVQEDATVLATQMWLVSFGGGNDQGMGSALGVLLLLLVLPAMAFNVRRFRRSQR is encoded by the coding sequence ATGACCGCCACCCTGGTGAAAGAGGCGAGCCCTCCGGCTCCTTCGCACCCCGATCGTGCCCACCGCCGGCGCCTGCGCCGGCGGGGGCGGATCGTCGCCGTGCTGTTCGTGCTGCCCGCCCTGCTCCTGCTGGGCGCGCTGGTCGTCTACCCGGTGCTGTTCTCCGTCGGACGCAGCCTCTTCGACGCCTCCGGCACCCGGTTCGTGGGCGGCGAGAACTACCTCGAGGTGTTCCGCGACCCGGTCACCCTCAAGGCCGTCCGGAACACCGCGATCTGGGTCGTCATCGCCCCCACCCTGCTCACCGGCCTGGGTCTGATCCTGGCCGTGCTGGTGGAGAAGATCCGCTGGGCCACCGCCTTCAAACTGCTGCTGTTCATGCCGATGGCGGTGTCCTTCCTGGCGGCCGGCATCGTCTTCCGGCTCGCCTACGACGAGGACCCGGACAAGGGCGTCCTGAACGCGGCCGTCGTCTCGGTCCACGACGCCTTCAAGGACAGCTCCTCCTACCCGACGGCCCGTGCCCGCGAGGGCGACGGTGGGATCCTGACCAAGGAGGCGGACGGCTCGTACGTGACCGGGGCGGACGTGTCGCCGGGCGGCACGGCGGCACTGGGCCTGGTCGGCGTGGCACCCAAGGACCTGCCCGGGGAGGCGGCACCCGCCTCCCCGGCGGCCTCCCGCGAGCCGGCCTCCGACGAGGTCGGGGGAGTGGTGTACCTGGACTTCACCCCCGGCGGGGGAGGAGAGCCGGGCCGGGTCGACGAGGGGGAGAGCGGACTGCCCGGGATGAAGGTCGAGGCGCTCCGCGACGGACGCACGGTCGCCGGCACGACGACCGGGAGCGACGGCTCGTTCCGCTTCACCGGCCTGGCCGACGGCCCCTACACGCTGAAACTGCCCGCCGAGAACTTCGCGCCCCCCTACCAGGGCGTCTCCTGGCTCGGACCGGCGCTCGTCACCCCGGCCATCATCGGGGCCTACCTGTGGATCTGGACCGGCTTCGCGATGGTGCTGATCGGCGCCGGCCTCGCCGCGCTGCCGCGGGACGCGCTGGAGGCGGCGCGGATGGACGGCGCCAACGAGTGGCAGATCTTCCGCCGGATCACCGTCCCGCTGCTCGCACCGGTGCTCACCGTCGTCTTCGTGACCCTGGTGATCAACGTGATGAAGGTCTTCGACCTCGTCTACATCATCGCGCCCGGACCCGTGCAGGAGGACGCGACCGTGCTCGCGACCCAGATGTGGCTGGTGTCGTTCGGCGGCGGCAACGACCAGGGGATGGGCAGTGCGCTCGGCGTGCTGCTCCTGCTGCTGGTGCTCCCCGCCATGGCCTTCAACGTCC